ACCCAATTGATTAAGCGTGTTCACGTAGTGTGGGCGCGCTTTTTCATTCGCTTCGAAGAGTTCATATTCAATTTCATAATCTTGGTGATTGCTGAATGATGTTGAGTCAAGACACCATGTTCCGTATGCATCATCATAGGTCTTGCGCAAGGTACGACTGAAAGCAACCCTTTCTAATTCATAAACATTGATGCCCAAATCGTCAAAATATTCAACGAGTCGTTCATCGTTTAGGTTCTGTGCTTTCAGTTCTAATTCATGTTCAAGAACACCATCAGGTTGCGGAGTTTTCATCGTAAATTCGTGACGATTACCGATAGTTCGGATACGGCACATGGATTCACGCGCAAAGAGTTGGCGATCGGATGTATCGTAGTACTCATTTAATTGCACGTGTGCATTACCGAAAGGTAATGAGCGTGCGAGTAAATCATAATCTGCTTTTGTCAGCATGCTTTTGTATTCAATTTCTAAATGTTGTTTCATATAACTATGTTACAATAAGAGAGATAGAAAAGGAAGTGGATTATGAAACGTTTTACGACTGTCAATCGCGGCGATAGCGAATCGCAGCGAATCTGCTTGCATATTAAAAATGAATTAAGCCACGCAGGCTTTACATATGATGCTGCAAATCCTGAATTAGTGGTTTGCGTTGGTGGTGATGGAACCCTATTGAAAGCCTTCCATGAGTATCTCAATCTCGTTGATAATGTAGCGTTTGTTGGGATTCACACAGGAACGCTGGGATTTTCAACGGACTATACTCAAGACCAAGTGGATTCATTCATTCACGATGTCATTCACAATACACCAACAATCGATGAAAAACGAATTTTGGAAGTAATGTGTACCAATACGCATAAGACACAGCATTTTATGGCATTGAATGAAGTGCGTGTCGAAAATATTGTAAAGACACAAGCAATGGATATTTTCATCAACGATCAACATTTTGAAACATTCCGTGGTAATGGTGTTTGTATTTCTGGACAATATGGATCAACCGCATACAACCGCTCAATTGGTGGGGCCGTGATATATCCTGGCTTGGATTTATTACAGATGACTGAGATTTCGGGAAT
The window above is part of the Erysipelothrix sp. HDW6C genome. Proteins encoded here:
- a CDS encoding CYTH domain-containing protein, giving the protein MKQHLEIEYKSMLTKADYDLLARSLPFGNAHVQLNEYYDTSDRQLFARESMCRIRTIGNRHEFTMKTPQPDGVLEHELELKAQNLNDERLVEYFDDLGINVYELERVAFSRTLRKTYDDAYGTWCLDSTSFSNHQDYEIEYELFEANEKARPHYVNTLNQLGIEFKPSAPKYIRALNSLD
- a CDS encoding NAD kinase encodes the protein MKRFTTVNRGDSESQRICLHIKNELSHAGFTYDAANPELVVCVGGDGTLLKAFHEYLNLVDNVAFVGIHTGTLGFSTDYTQDQVDSFIHDVIHNTPTIDEKRILEVMCTNTHKTQHFMALNEVRVENIVKTQAMDIFINDQHFETFRGNGVCISGQYGSTAYNRSIGGAVIYPGLDLLQMTEISGIHHRHARSLGSPLVMNPEAKITLKHESFDHALLCYDHLHIHLDNIHTITIKNSDQTMKFARFKSIPHIQRLNALF